In Flavobacterium sp. N1736, the following are encoded in one genomic region:
- the ccoS gene encoding cbb3-type cytochrome oxidase assembly protein CcoS has protein sequence MSVIYLLISVSIFVAICFFIAFIVAVKSGQYDDDYTPSVRMLFDDETKVISKNNISPTEEKQV, from the coding sequence ATGAGTGTCATTTATCTATTAATTTCAGTAAGTATTTTTGTCGCAATCTGTTTCTTCATTGCTTTTATTGTTGCTGTAAAATCAGGACAATATGATGATGATTATACGCCCTCTGTCAGAATGCTTTTTGATGACGAAACCAAAGTTATTTCAAAAAACAATATTTCACCAACCGAAGAAAAACAAGTATAA
- the ccoN gene encoding cytochrome-c oxidase, cbb3-type subunit I — protein MEMEQFYYDNKIVKKFIYATILFGVVGMLVGLTLAVMYLFPNITDGISWLSYGRLRPLHTNAVIFAFVGNAFFAGMYYSLQRLLKARMFSDFLSNLHFWGWQLIIVAAAITLPLGYTSSKEYAELEWPIDIAIALIWVVMGINMIGTMLRRRERHLYVAIWFYLATFVTVAVLHIFNNIELPVSALKSYSVYAGVQDALVQWWYGHNAVAFFLTTPFLGLMYYFVPKVANRPIYSYRLSIIHFWSLIFIYIWAGPHHLLYSALPNWAQNLGVAFSIMLIAPSWGGMINGLLTLRGAWDKVREEPVLKFFVVAITGYGMATFEGPMLSLKNVNAIAHYTDWIIAHVHVGALAWNGFMSFGIIYWLIPRMTKSKLFSNKLANFHFWIGTLGIILYTLPMYVAGFLQASMWKQFNPDGTLTYGNFLETVTQIMPMYWMRAIGGTLYLVGMFTLVYNIIMTVKAGETIEDELAQAPALQRISSSRINGEKFHSWLERKPIQLTILATIAILIGGVIQIVPTIMVKSNIPTISSVKPYSPLELEGRDLYIREGCVGCHSQSVRPFRSEVERYGPQSKAGEFVYDHPFLWGSKRTGPDLLRVGGKYNDNWHFNHFWNPQSISAGSIMPGYKWLFDNKPMDISLTQKKMQAMVTLGVPYSESEVSNAVQTLRTQALSIEKSLENDPDFVKSYEESKKKAAARGEKFVPMNEREIVALIAYIQRLGTDIKVKDTSKL, from the coding sequence ATGGAAATGGAACAGTTTTATTACGACAACAAAATTGTAAAAAAATTCATTTACGCCACAATCCTTTTTGGAGTTGTAGGTATGTTAGTAGGCTTAACCTTAGCGGTTATGTACCTTTTTCCCAATATAACAGATGGGATTTCCTGGCTTAGTTACGGACGTTTAAGACCTTTGCATACCAATGCAGTTATTTTTGCATTTGTTGGAAATGCTTTCTTCGCGGGTATGTATTACTCGTTGCAGCGATTGCTGAAAGCCAGAATGTTTAGTGATTTTTTAAGTAATCTGCATTTTTGGGGCTGGCAGTTAATTATTGTTGCCGCAGCTATTACATTACCCCTGGGTTATACTTCATCAAAAGAATATGCCGAGTTAGAATGGCCAATTGATATTGCTATAGCGTTAATTTGGGTCGTGATGGGAATTAACATGATTGGTACTATGTTGCGTCGTAGAGAACGTCATTTATATGTTGCGATTTGGTTTTACCTTGCAACATTTGTAACGGTTGCCGTATTGCATATTTTTAATAATATTGAACTTCCGGTTTCGGCTTTAAAAAGCTACTCTGTTTATGCCGGTGTTCAGGATGCACTTGTACAATGGTGGTATGGTCATAATGCCGTTGCATTTTTCTTAACGACACCATTTTTAGGGTTGATGTATTATTTTGTTCCAAAAGTAGCCAATCGACCAATTTATTCTTATCGTTTATCAATTATACATTTTTGGTCTTTAATCTTTATTTATATCTGGGCAGGACCACATCATTTATTGTATTCAGCTTTACCAAACTGGGCGCAAAATTTAGGAGTCGCATTCTCTATTATGTTAATTGCACCTTCGTGGGGAGGAATGATTAACGGACTTTTAACTTTAAGAGGCGCTTGGGATAAAGTTCGTGAAGAACCGGTTTTAAAATTCTTTGTGGTCGCCATTACCGGTTACGGAATGGCAACTTTTGAAGGTCCGATGCTTTCATTAAAAAATGTAAATGCTATTGCACATTATACAGACTGGATTATTGCACACGTACACGTGGGAGCTTTAGCCTGGAACGGGTTTATGTCTTTTGGTATCATTTACTGGTTGATTCCAAGAATGACAAAAAGTAAACTATTCTCTAATAAACTTGCTAATTTTCATTTTTGGATTGGTACGTTAGGAATCATTTTGTATACTTTACCAATGTATGTGGCCGGTTTTCTTCAGGCTTCAATGTGGAAACAATTTAATCCGGACGGTACTTTAACGTATGGTAATTTTCTTGAAACCGTTACGCAAATCATGCCAATGTATTGGATGAGAGCTATTGGCGGTACTTTGTATTTAGTTGGTATGTTTACATTGGTTTACAATATTATCATGACCGTTAAAGCAGGTGAAACAATAGAAGACGAATTGGCTCAGGCGCCTGCATTGCAAAGAATAAGCAGCAGCAGAATAAATGGAGAAAAATTCCATTCATGGTTAGAACGAAAACCAATTCAGCTGACCATTTTAGCAACGATTGCAATTTTAATTGGAGGAGTGATACAAATTGTACCAACAATTATGGTAAAATCAAATATTCCAACTATTTCCAGTGTAAAACCATATTCACCTTTAGAACTTGAAGGGCGTGATTTATATATAAGAGAAGGCTGTGTAGGCTGCCATTCACAATCAGTGCGTCCGTTTAGAAGTGAAGTTGAACGATACGGGCCACAATCAAAAGCAGGAGAATTTGTATACGATCATCCATTTCTTTGGGGATCAAAACGAACAGGTCCTGACTTATTGAGAGTTGGCGGTAAATACAATGATAACTGGCATTTTAATCACTTTTGGAATCCGCAAAGTATTTCGGCAGGTTCAATTATGCCAGGTTATAAATGGTTATTTGATAATAAACCGATGGATATTTCTTTAACCCAAAAGAAAATGCAGGCAATGGTTACATTGGGAGTTCCGTATTCAGAATCCGAAGTTTCAAATGCAGTGCAAACATTAAGAACCCAGGCATTATCAATAGAGAAAAGCCTTGAAAACGATCCTGACTTTGTAAAAAGCTATGAAGAAAGCAAGAAAAAAGCTGCTGCAAGAGGCGAAAAATTTGTTCCAATGAACGAAAGAGAAATAGTTGCCCTTATTGCATACATACAAAGACTCGGAACTGATATTAAAGTAAAAGATACTTCAAAATTATAA
- a CDS encoding cbb3-type cytochrome c oxidase N-terminal domain-containing protein, translated as MKKFFPVYVRVPVIFFIVFGLMEYFIDSGDRAAFIRYPMVSVFLLVFLFILIAIEITLSAVNRVMYQLMSPEEKAVADYEDNLSIKESTWYKDLMHKLTKTQPIEKEGDLLMDHDYDGIKELDNNLPPWWVYLFYICVIFGVIYFARYEMFGGDDQEMELKKEMAQAKIDVDEYLKTAPDLMDEKTVVLLTDAPNLDAGKEIFMTNCAACHRADAGGQIGPNLTDNHWILGGGIKNLFHTITNGGRDGKGMISWKGTLKPKEIQKVASYILSLQGSNPKDPKESEGEIWVDENAKSDVATSKSADSTEVKK; from the coding sequence ATGAAAAAATTTTTCCCAGTATATGTAAGAGTACCGGTGATTTTCTTCATCGTTTTTGGATTAATGGAATATTTTATAGATTCTGGAGACAGAGCTGCTTTTATAAGGTATCCAATGGTTTCCGTTTTTTTATTGGTATTTCTATTCATTCTTATTGCAATTGAAATTACATTAAGTGCTGTTAATCGCGTTATGTATCAATTGATGTCTCCGGAAGAAAAAGCTGTGGCAGATTATGAAGATAACCTGAGCATTAAAGAAAGTACCTGGTATAAAGATTTAATGCATAAACTTACCAAAACGCAGCCTATTGAAAAAGAAGGCGATTTGTTGATGGATCATGATTATGACGGAATTAAAGAGCTTGATAATAATTTACCGCCTTGGTGGGTGTATTTGTTTTACATCTGTGTCATTTTTGGAGTAATTTATTTTGCCCGCTATGAAATGTTTGGTGGTGATGATCAGGAAATGGAGCTAAAAAAAGAAATGGCTCAGGCAAAAATCGATGTTGATGAATACCTCAAAACAGCACCGGATTTAATGGATGAAAAAACAGTTGTTTTGCTTACGGATGCTCCAAATTTAGATGCAGGTAAAGAAATTTTTATGACAAATTGTGCAGCTTGTCACCGCGCTGACGCCGGAGGACAAATTGGACCAAATTTAACAGATAATCATTGGATACTAGGTGGCGGAATTAAAAACCTGTTTCACACAATTACAAATGGTGGTCGGGACGGTAAAGGAATGATCTCATGGAAAGGAACTTTAAAACCTAAAGAAATTCAAAAAGTAGCAAGTTATATCTTGTCTTTACAGGGAAGTAATCCAAAAGATCCAAAAGAATCAGAAGGGGAAATCTGGGTTGATGAAAATGCGAAAAGTGATGTAGCGACAAGTAAATCAGCTGATAGTACCGAAGTTAAAAAATAA
- a CDS encoding FixH family protein, which translates to MKINWGTGIVIAFGLFMTFILYFVFEVQSNSKYDNDLVVEEYYKHDSHFQEEMSRIQNAHDLQQKPTIEYIAEGVKIVFPVKFETDKLKGNILLYRPSNKKFDFNTPITLTNSTLLIPKSKLIKGRWDVTMEWQYDGKKYLSKEVIFVN; encoded by the coding sequence ATGAAAATCAATTGGGGAACGGGAATAGTAATTGCTTTTGGGTTATTTATGACCTTTATTTTATACTTCGTTTTTGAAGTACAATCAAATAGTAAATACGATAATGATTTGGTCGTAGAAGAATATTATAAACACGATTCGCATTTTCAGGAAGAAATGTCCCGTATTCAAAATGCACATGATTTACAGCAAAAACCAACAATTGAATATATAGCGGAAGGCGTAAAAATAGTTTTTCCTGTAAAATTTGAAACTGATAAATTAAAAGGAAACATTTTGCTGTACAGGCCATCAAACAAGAAATTTGATTTTAACACGCCAATTACTTTGACAAATTCTACATTATTGATTCCAAAAAGCAAATTAATAAAAGGACGCTGGGATGTTACTATGGAATGGCAATATGATGGTAAAAAGTACTTATCAAAAGAAGTTATTTTTGTAAATTAA